From Vagococcus jeotgali, one genomic window encodes:
- a CDS encoding IS30 family transposase, with protein sequence MTYIHLTTDELVLIESYYHQAKKVKHVADTLKRSRQTIYNVYNALNEGLSILDYYQRYKKNKKKCGRRPISLPDNETKYIQNKVAQGWTPDVIIGRAEISISCSVRTLYRLFSRESFDSTTLPMKGKRKPNGHKEKRGKQAFKRTIHQRDAEHNEFQSEFGHLEGDTIVGKNHKSAVITLVERLSKVIITLKPTGRHAIDIENSLNEWLKKCPNHLFKSITFDCGKEFSNWKSISNLNDIDIYFADPGTPSQRGLNENSNGLLRKDGLPKKMDFNEVDESFIQSVASKRNNIPRKSLNYKTPLEVFLSYVDNDILSSLI encoded by the coding sequence ATGACCTATATACATCTTACTACAGACGAGCTTGTTTTAATAGAATCTTATTATCACCAAGCTAAAAAAGTTAAACATGTTGCTGATACTTTAAAAAGATCAAGACAAACTATTTATAATGTTTACAACGCTTTAAATGAGGGATTATCTATTCTAGATTACTATCAAAGATACAAAAAAAATAAAAAGAAATGTGGAAGGCGTCCTATTTCTTTACCTGATAATGAAACAAAATATATTCAAAACAAAGTGGCTCAAGGATGGACTCCTGACGTGATTATCGGTCGTGCTGAGATTTCTATTTCTTGTTCTGTTCGGACACTTTATAGATTGTTCTCGCGTGAATCTTTTGATTCCACAACTTTACCAATGAAAGGTAAAAGAAAACCTAATGGGCATAAAGAAAAACGAGGTAAACAAGCATTTAAACGAACCATTCATCAGAGAGACGCTGAGCATAACGAGTTTCAAAGTGAATTTGGTCACCTAGAAGGTGACACTATTGTTGGGAAAAATCATAAAAGTGCTGTTATTACATTAGTTGAAAGGTTATCAAAAGTTATTATTACCTTAAAGCCAACAGGGAGACACGCTATAGATATTGAGAATAGCTTAAATGAATGGTTAAAAAAATGCCCTAATCACTTGTTTAAATCTATCACATTTGATTGTGGCAAAGAATTTTCTAACTGGAAATCTATCAGTAACTTAAATGATATTGATATCTACTTTGCTGACCCTGGTACACCTTCACAACGAGGTTTAAATGAAAATTCTAATGGGCTATTGCGTAAGGATGGATTGCCTAAGAAAATGGATTTCAACGAAGTTGATGAATCTTTCATTCAATCTGTTGCATCCAAAAGAAATAATATTCCTAGAAAATCATTAAACTATAAAACACCATTAGAAGTATTTTTGAGCTATGTAGACAATGACATTTTGTCTAGCTTAATTTGA
- a CDS encoding CvfD/Ygs/GSP13 family RNA-binding post-transcriptional regulator has protein sequence MEFKIGMVLEGEITGIQPYGAFVSLGDEQQGLIHVSEVKHGFIKNINEELEIGDKVTVQIIDIDEYTKKISLSLRVFQEAVPVVYKKKKYFTNRYKTIGFTSIDEKLDGWVNEFLDDLLEKD, from the coding sequence ATGGAATTTAAAATAGGGATGGTATTAGAAGGTGAGATAACAGGAATTCAGCCATATGGTGCATTTGTATCTCTTGGAGATGAACAACAAGGTCTTATTCATGTGTCTGAAGTCAAGCATGGTTTTATCAAAAATATTAATGAAGAACTAGAAATTGGAGATAAGGTCACTGTTCAAATTATAGATATTGATGAATACACTAAAAAAATCAGTTTATCACTACGAGTTTTTCAGGAAGCAGTTCCTGTTGTATATAAAAAGAAAAAGTATTTTACTAATAGATATAAAACAATTGGCTTTACTTCGATTGATGAAAAGTTAGATGGTTGGGTGAATGAATTTTTAGACGATTTATTGGAAAAAGACTGA
- a CDS encoding peptidylprolyl isomerase: MSKYPQLVAKEQATTGTIKTNRGDIKIVLFPEQAPKTVKNFVELSNKGYYNGVIFHRVISDFMIQGGDPTGTGMGGESIYGDKFEDEFSNQLFNLRGALSMANAGPNTNGSQFFIVQNENVPANMLGQLEGAGYPEEIMEAYKSGGTPWLDFKHTVFGHVVEGMDVVDEISKVKSDRQDRPVHDVVIDEIIIDA, from the coding sequence ATGTCAAAATACCCACAACTTGTTGCCAAAGAGCAAGCAACAACAGGAACAATTAAAACAAATAGAGGGGATATTAAAATTGTTTTATTCCCAGAACAAGCACCTAAGACCGTTAAAAACTTTGTTGAATTAAGTAACAAAGGCTACTATAATGGTGTAATTTTTCACCGTGTTATCTCTGATTTCATGATTCAAGGTGGAGATCCTACTGGAACAGGTATGGGTGGAGAGAGCATTTATGGTGATAAGTTTGAAGATGAGTTCTCTAATCAGTTATTTAACTTAAGAGGCGCATTATCAATGGCTAATGCAGGACCTAACACTAACGGGAGTCAATTTTTCATTGTTCAAAATGAAAATGTACCGGCTAATATGTTGGGACAATTAGAAGGTGCTGGCTACCCAGAGGAAATTATGGAAGCATACAAATCAGGTGGAACACCTTGGTTAGATTTCAAACATACTGTTTTTGGACATGTAGTTGAAGGCATGGATGTTGTAGATGAGATTTCTAAAGTGAAAAGCGACCGCCAAGACCGTCCAGTTCACGATGTTGTGATTGATGAAATCATCATTGATGCTTAA
- the udk gene encoding uridine kinase produces MITKKEQPIVIGVTGGSGSGKTSVSRAILEALPNHSILLFEQDSYYKDQSHLSFEERLDTNYDHPFAFDTDLLIEQLKMLMNFEPIEKPVYDYEAHTRSQEVIFQEPKEVIIVEGILILEDERLRELMDIKVYVDTEDDIRIIRRIERDMEDRGRSLDSIINQYLDVVKPMHQQFIEPTKKYADIIVPEGGKNQVAIDLLTTKVRSILEDK; encoded by the coding sequence ATGATAACGAAGAAAGAACAGCCTATTGTAATTGGTGTCACGGGTGGATCTGGAAGTGGTAAGACCAGTGTTAGTCGTGCTATTTTAGAAGCTTTGCCAAACCACTCTATTTTACTATTTGAACAAGATTCTTATTATAAGGATCAAAGCCATCTGTCATTTGAGGAAAGACTAGATACTAATTATGATCATCCGTTTGCTTTTGATACAGATTTGTTAATTGAACAATTAAAAATGTTAATGAACTTTGAACCAATCGAAAAGCCTGTTTATGATTATGAGGCACATACAAGAAGTCAAGAAGTTATTTTTCAGGAACCTAAAGAAGTTATCATTGTTGAAGGTATCTTAATTTTAGAAGATGAGCGTTTACGTGAGTTGATGGATATTAAAGTATATGTTGATACAGAAGATGATATTCGCATCATTAGACGTATTGAACGAGATATGGAAGATAGGGGTCGCTCTTTAGATTCAATTATCAATCAGTATTTAGATGTTGTAAAACCAATGCATCAACAGTTTATCGAGCCTACTAAGAAATATGCAGATATCATTGTACCTGAGGGTGGTAAAAATCAAGTGGCAATAGATTTGCTTACAACCAAAGTTCGTAGTATTCTAGAAGATAAGTAG
- a CDS encoding recombinase family protein codes for MKQIGFLFNTSDKEFMEVQETAFRDLDLDDIYERTSDASESFLLSFINNLSAGDQVIFYDLSCIGKSVIQLSDFLNYLSTKGINLVILDKGIGAKEVSDEAYIQMLLKVADMEKEIIRDRTTRGLQKARKNGRVGGRPKISNETIEQIRYLYNNNRYTLREIAEECNISLGTAYKYVQEG; via the coding sequence ATGAAACAAATTGGATTTTTATTTAATACATCAGATAAAGAATTTATGGAAGTACAAGAGACAGCCTTTAGAGATTTAGATTTAGATGACATATATGAACGAACAAGTGATGCTAGCGAGTCCTTCTTACTTAGCTTTATTAATAATCTATCAGCTGGAGACCAAGTTATTTTTTATGATTTAAGTTGTATTGGCAAGTCTGTTATCCAACTATCTGACTTTTTAAATTATTTAAGTACAAAAGGAATCAATTTAGTGATTCTAGATAAAGGTATAGGAGCTAAAGAGGTTAGCGATGAAGCTTATATTCAAATGCTTTTAAAAGTTGCTGATATGGAAAAAGAAATTATTCGTGATAGAACAACTAGAGGGCTTCAAAAAGCTAGAAAAAACGGCCGAGTTGGTGGACGTCCAAAAATATCAAATGAAACAATTGAGCAAATTCGTTACTTATACAACAACAATCGCTACACTTTAAGAGAGATTGCAGAAGAGTGTAATATTTCTTTAGGAACAGCATATAAATACGTTCAAGAAGGCTAA
- a CDS encoding Sapep family Mn(2+)-dependent dipeptidase yields the protein MKRQHIVQALTAIEPEFFDGLKEILKINSVKSEPKTHAPFGEGPKEALVKTLDIANKMGFKTAIINDAMGYAQLGDDNENYIGVVGHLDVVHEGDGWSYPPFDLTLDDGTFYGRGVLDNKGPILANLYALYALKKINYPFTKTIRIIFGTDEESGSLDIPLYLEKEAPPMYGYTPDCKYPAVYGERGVLGIDIKTTITDNSLAAITELSGNFDRSAIPDSATIILQNGEEINVTGKRSPSNAPDMGLNAITLLAKEIVEQNVLAGEALQYMRWLSDGLHNQHNGAGLGIDFSDEASGELSLSPYDLSINENEICLSISSRYPISVKEDDIIAEIKKHLPTQSTITITRSMPSVLFPVDHPMIDTMTTVYEEVTGLDGTPVTTTGATYARSMPNIMAFGPSFPGQKGIAHNKDEYMDKKDLITNLHIYGLLLADLGK from the coding sequence ATGAAAAGACAACATATTGTACAGGCACTAACTGCTATTGAGCCAGAGTTTTTTGATGGCTTAAAAGAAATTCTGAAAATTAATAGCGTCAAAAGTGAACCAAAAACACATGCACCGTTTGGTGAGGGCCCTAAAGAAGCTTTAGTTAAAACACTAGATATAGCTAATAAAATGGGCTTTAAAACAGCTATTATTAATGATGCTATGGGCTATGCACAATTGGGTGATGATAATGAAAATTATATTGGTGTTGTTGGTCACTTAGATGTTGTTCATGAAGGAGATGGTTGGTCTTACCCACCTTTTGATTTAACTTTAGACGATGGTACCTTTTACGGACGAGGTGTTTTAGATAACAAGGGACCCATTCTAGCCAACCTTTACGCTCTTTATGCTCTAAAAAAAATAAATTATCCTTTTACAAAAACTATTCGAATTATTTTTGGAACTGATGAAGAAAGCGGCTCTCTAGATATCCCCTTATACCTAGAAAAAGAAGCTCCTCCTATGTATGGTTATACACCGGACTGTAAATACCCTGCTGTTTATGGTGAACGTGGAGTTTTAGGAATTGATATCAAAACAACTATTACTGACAATTCCTTAGCAGCTATTACTGAACTAAGTGGTAATTTTGATCGTAGTGCCATTCCAGATTCAGCAACTATTATTTTACAAAATGGTGAAGAAATCAATGTAACAGGTAAACGCTCACCAAGCAACGCTCCAGATATGGGCTTAAATGCCATTACTCTTTTAGCCAAAGAAATAGTTGAACAAAATGTGTTAGCTGGTGAAGCATTACAGTATATGAGATGGTTGTCTGATGGCTTACATAACCAGCATAACGGGGCAGGATTAGGTATTGATTTTTCTGATGAAGCCTCTGGAGAATTATCACTATCACCCTATGATTTATCAATTAATGAAAATGAGATTTGTCTGTCAATTTCATCCAGATATCCAATTAGTGTTAAGGAAGATGATATAATAGCAGAAATAAAAAAACATTTACCAACACAATCAACCATTACTATTACTAGAAGTATGCCTTCTGTCTTATTTCCAGTGGATCATCCTATGATTGATACAATGACAACTGTTTATGAAGAAGTGACAGGCCTTGACGGTACACCTGTGACTACCACTGGTGCAACATATGCTCGCTCAATGCCTAACATCATGGCATTTGGGCCATCATTTCCTGGTCAAAAAGGTATTGCACATAACAAGGACGAATATATGGATAAAAAAGATTTAATTACTAACTTACATATCTACGGCCTACTTTTAGCTGATTTAGGTAAATAA
- a CDS encoding GntR family transcriptional regulator, LSA1692 subfamily: MSNTAVFEDIANEIKLLIHDGTYNMNQKLPSEYDLAKQFDVSRLTIRKAIDLLIKQNIVVKHRGRGTYPMNYTSKIQSGRDGLVSFTESAKLYGKTSSSKIIVFDEQPNVPKEVLNNLDTSEEDIIHLARLRYFDHDPMTVEELYIPKKYLTFQKINELEHSLFSIIEKQVDISYSHQEVEATLVDEKLHHLMGLAIGNPILLVKTLTFSAAGLPILFDNSYYRADKYSFKNTLHR; encoded by the coding sequence TTGAGTAACACTGCTGTATTTGAAGACATCGCTAACGAAATTAAGCTATTAATCCATGATGGTACTTATAACATGAATCAAAAATTACCTTCAGAATATGATTTAGCTAAGCAATTTGATGTAAGCCGCCTCACTATCCGAAAAGCCATTGATTTACTCATTAAACAAAATATCGTCGTTAAACACCGAGGTAGAGGGACTTATCCGATGAATTATACCTCTAAAATTCAAAGTGGACGAGACGGACTAGTAAGTTTCACTGAAAGTGCTAAGTTGTACGGTAAGACATCTTCATCAAAAATTATTGTTTTTGATGAACAACCAAATGTGCCCAAAGAAGTTTTAAATAACCTTGATACTTCTGAAGAGGATATCATTCATCTTGCTAGATTGAGGTATTTTGATCATGATCCCATGACTGTTGAAGAGTTATATATCCCCAAAAAATATTTAACTTTTCAAAAGATTAATGAATTAGAACACTCTCTTTTTTCTATTATTGAAAAACAGGTAGACATTTCGTACTCTCATCAAGAAGTTGAAGCTACTTTAGTTGATGAAAAGCTTCATCATTTAATGGGGTTAGCCATAGGAAATCCTATTCTTTTAGTTAAAACATTGACATTTTCAGCAGCAGGTTTACCAATTCTTTTTGATAATTCCTATTATAGAGCTGATAAATATTCTTTTAAAAATACACTACATAGATAA
- a CDS encoding N(4)-(beta-N-acetylglucosaminyl)-L-asparaginase — translation MSFGSIATWRMAHDGIVESLNSLEKGGTAGDAVESTIKVVEAYPYYKSVGYGGLPNIEGILQMDAAFMCGDTFKIGAVAGIEDVMHPISVARQLSHDKFNSFLVGEGATKYAMLNGFERRNMLTERAKKMWENRLAEMAEHNLSPYDGHDTIGVVSLDSHGSMSAGTSSSGLFMKKPGRVGDSPLSGSGFYVDSDVGGAAATGLGEDLMKGILSYEIVRKMEEGLSPQEACDQTVYPFHDKLTKRYGKAGAFSLVAMNNKGEWGVATNVEFTFSVGNDSEEAAIFIANMGENHTTVIEPITQEWLDAYEKRIKAPIK, via the coding sequence ATGTCATTTGGAAGTATTGCAACATGGAGAATGGCTCATGATGGTATTGTTGAGTCACTAAATTCTCTAGAAAAAGGTGGCACTGCTGGGGATGCTGTCGAATCAACAATTAAAGTTGTTGAAGCATATCCTTATTACAAATCAGTAGGTTATGGCGGTTTACCGAATATTGAAGGTATTTTACAAATGGATGCTGCCTTCATGTGTGGTGACACATTTAAGATTGGTGCTGTTGCTGGAATTGAAGATGTGATGCATCCTATCTCTGTAGCTCGTCAGTTAAGCCATGATAAGTTTAATAGTTTTTTAGTCGGAGAAGGTGCTACTAAATACGCTATGTTAAATGGATTTGAAAGACGTAATATGCTAACAGAACGTGCCAAAAAAATGTGGGAAAATCGTTTAGCTGAAATGGCTGAACACAACTTAAGTCCTTATGATGGTCATGACACAATTGGTGTTGTCAGTCTAGATTCCCATGGAAGTATGAGTGCAGGAACATCTAGTTCTGGTCTGTTCATGAAAAAACCAGGTCGCGTTGGAGATTCTCCTTTATCTGGGTCAGGATTTTATGTGGATAGTGACGTTGGTGGGGCTGCTGCAACTGGTCTTGGTGAGGATTTAATGAAAGGAATTCTTTCTTACGAAATTGTTCGTAAAATGGAAGAAGGATTATCACCTCAAGAAGCTTGTGACCAAACAGTTTATCCATTTCATGACAAATTAACAAAACGTTACGGAAAAGCTGGTGCATTCTCTTTAGTTGCTATGAATAACAAAGGTGAATGGGGCGTTGCTACAAACGTTGAGTTTACTTTCTCTGTTGGTAACGACTCAGAAGAAGCTGCTATTTTTATAGCAAACATGGGTGAAAATCATACAACTGTGATTGAACCAATCACTCAGGAATGGTTAGATGCTTATGAAAAAAGGATTAAAGCACCAATTAAATAA
- a CDS encoding PTS sugar transporter subunit IIB: protein MSKKKIYLFCSQGMSTSMLAQKMQKVADENNMPVEVEAFSHGLLQEIIDEKHPDVILLGPQVRYLYDETVTKFGHYGQPIEMISSEDYGVMNGAKVLKQALVALKNNK, encoded by the coding sequence ATGAGTAAAAAGAAAATTTATTTATTTTGTAGTCAAGGTATGTCAACAAGTATGTTAGCTCAAAAAATGCAAAAGGTAGCAGATGAGAATAATATGCCAGTAGAAGTGGAAGCTTTCTCTCATGGCCTTCTTCAAGAAATTATTGATGAGAAACATCCAGACGTCATTCTTTTAGGACCACAAGTGAGATACCTTTATGACGAAACAGTCACTAAATTTGGCCATTACGGACAACCTATTGAAATGATTTCATCTGAGGATTATGGTGTTATGAATGGTGCTAAAGTACTAAAACAAGCTCTTGTAGCATTAAAAAATAATAAATAA
- a CDS encoding PTS sugar transporter subunit IIC has translation MDKLEKYLMPIADKLGKNKILVAIRDGFLITTPLVIVASMFLLFANFPIPNWAEFWNGIFGTGWEAWFTNVSRAVFNLIGLFTVFGTSYAYGRELKGDAIQSSAIGIVSFIILTPTRITVEGLPDPIGAIGLEFLGSDGIFLAIIVSIISVWIFNWVYRKGWTIKMPDGVPPAVVKSFEALIPSAVVITLFFLVRIFIGFTAFETMHNLIFEILQTPLKGVGNTLTAQLVYGIASTVFWVFGINGPAVANAVFGPVTKVLTMENLDAFQSGQTLPNIFTDPFSNFFTNWGGGGSTLSLVIVMILFCKSQRIKQLGKLSLVPGIFGINEPIIFGLPIILNPIMAIPFIIVPQVNLILSTYATKLGIIPYTTGVALPWTTPIGFSGYLSTGSFVASIWQFALLALGCVIYYPFIKTLDKKYLLDEAQAVQSIDDEDISFDDISFDDL, from the coding sequence ATGGATAAATTAGAAAAGTACCTAATGCCTATTGCGGATAAATTAGGTAAAAATAAAATATTGGTTGCAATTAGAGACGGTTTCCTAATTACGACACCTCTTGTTATTGTTGCTTCTATGTTCTTGCTTTTTGCAAACTTCCCTATTCCAAACTGGGCTGAATTTTGGAATGGTATTTTCGGTACTGGATGGGAAGCTTGGTTTACTAATGTTTCTCGTGCTGTATTTAATCTAATTGGATTGTTCACAGTATTCGGTACAAGTTATGCTTACGGTCGTGAACTTAAGGGTGATGCTATCCAAAGTTCTGCTATTGGTATTGTCTCGTTTATTATTTTAACACCAACACGTATTACTGTTGAAGGGCTACCTGATCCAATCGGTGCCATTGGTTTAGAATTTTTAGGATCTGACGGAATTTTCTTAGCTATTATCGTTTCTATTATTTCTGTTTGGATTTTTAACTGGGTTTACCGTAAGGGTTGGACAATTAAAATGCCTGACGGTGTACCACCAGCAGTTGTGAAATCTTTTGAAGCTTTAATTCCTAGTGCAGTTGTTATTACATTATTCTTCTTAGTAAGAATCTTTATTGGCTTTACTGCATTCGAAACAATGCATAATTTGATTTTTGAAATTCTTCAAACACCATTAAAGGGTGTTGGTAACACTCTAACAGCTCAATTAGTTTATGGTATTGCAAGTACTGTATTCTGGGTATTTGGTATCAATGGTCCAGCAGTAGCTAATGCTGTATTTGGGCCAGTGACTAAAGTATTAACTATGGAAAACTTAGATGCTTTCCAAAGTGGACAAACATTACCAAATATTTTTACAGACCCCTTCTCTAACTTCTTTACAAACTGGGGCGGTGGTGGTAGTACTTTATCACTAGTAATTGTAATGATTTTATTCTGTAAATCACAACGTATTAAACAATTAGGTAAATTATCTTTAGTACCTGGTATATTCGGAATTAATGAACCGATTATCTTTGGTTTGCCAATTATTTTAAATCCAATTATGGCAATTCCATTTATTATCGTGCCACAGGTAAACTTAATCTTATCAACATATGCAACTAAATTGGGAATTATACCTTATACAACTGGTGTCGCTCTACCATGGACAACTCCAATTGGATTTTCTGGATATCTATCGACTGGTAGTTTTGTCGCCTCAATTTGGCAATTTGCATTACTTGCTCTTGGTTGTGTAATTTATTATCCATTTATTAAAACATTAGATAAAAAATATTTACTTGATGAAGCACAAGCTGTTCAATCAATTGATGATGAAGATATCTCATTTGACGATATTTCATTTGATGACCTATAG
- a CDS encoding GrdB-related putative oxidoreductase, translating to MKVLLIFDQTQAGLGGKEKPMLPLGGKNMGIGAANMLQPFLDKHDGKVVATLYCGDGFFEANEEDVTKKMAGMVKKINPDVVIAGPSYNYEGYASMCAKVGTFIEDKVKIPVVTAMSVECQTTIDTYKNDISIVKMPKKGGTGLTEALSNICELAFLKSIDSKEVTTFVSEHCY from the coding sequence ATGAAAGTTTTACTAATATTTGATCAAACTCAAGCAGGTCTTGGTGGAAAAGAAAAACCAATGTTACCTCTTGGAGGAAAAAACATGGGAATTGGTGCAGCTAATATGTTACAACCTTTCCTCGATAAACACGATGGTAAAGTAGTCGCAACTCTTTACTGTGGTGATGGTTTTTTTGAAGCAAATGAAGAAGATGTCACTAAAAAGATGGCAGGCATGGTTAAAAAAATTAATCCTGATGTTGTTATTGCAGGTCCTTCATATAACTATGAAGGCTATGCTAGTATGTGTGCTAAAGTTGGGACCTTTATCGAAGATAAAGTCAAAATCCCTGTTGTAACTGCTATGTCAGTTGAGTGTCAAACAACAATTGACACCTATAAAAATGATATCAGTATTGTTAAAATGCCTAAAAAAGGCGGAACTGGATTAACAGAGGCTTTATCAAACATTTGTGAATTAGCTTTTCTTAAATCAATCGATTCAAAAGAAGTCACTACTTTTGTTTCTGAACACTGTTATTAA
- a CDS encoding M42 family peptidase: protein MIDIKQILNELTAVQAISGDEKNLTRLLKTKMTPLVDEFVYDNLGSIYGIKKSNTSNAPKVMLTGFLDESGFVVKEIKDNGLIKALVIGDIKADNIVGSKVYIQKETQAIDGIILHSPFEKLKGEVIIDFGFSSKDEAISFDVDYGDSISFCVTGYTSINQKQFFGKAIRRSYGSLQLLNVLSELKDTDLPFDLYVGGTVLNQVGNRGAQTATNLVKPDLAITFDVLPASKKVSDSSEVQGKLGEGALITYYDRSILPNRSLTKLMTSTCHEKGINTQPYFSMQSSDAGWIHKLRIGTPTLLINVAGTNLDYSLNGVHIKDIEDALNATVSIIEKLTTMDIHSFKEENR, encoded by the coding sequence ATGATTGATATTAAACAAATACTAAACGAATTAACAGCTGTCCAAGCTATCTCAGGAGATGAAAAAAATTTAACACGTTTATTAAAAACTAAAATGACACCCTTGGTTGATGAGTTTGTTTATGACAACTTAGGTTCTATTTATGGGATTAAAAAATCTAACACTAGTAATGCTCCAAAAGTAATGTTAACGGGATTTTTAGATGAATCTGGTTTTGTTGTTAAAGAAATCAAAGATAATGGTTTAATTAAAGCATTAGTGATTGGAGATATCAAAGCTGATAATATTGTGGGCTCTAAAGTTTACATTCAAAAAGAAACTCAAGCTATTGATGGTATTATCTTACATTCACCTTTTGAAAAATTAAAAGGTGAGGTTATAATTGATTTTGGTTTTAGTTCAAAAGATGAAGCCATATCTTTTGATGTTGATTATGGGGATAGTATTAGTTTCTGTGTTACGGGCTACACTTCAATCAACCAAAAACAATTTTTTGGAAAAGCTATAAGACGTTCTTATGGTAGCCTTCAGTTGTTAAATGTTTTATCAGAATTAAAAGATACAGATTTACCTTTTGATCTATACGTTGGGGGAACTGTTTTAAATCAAGTCGGTAACCGGGGTGCACAAACTGCTACAAATTTAGTTAAACCAGACTTAGCCATTACTTTTGATGTCTTACCTGCTTCTAAAAAAGTTTCTGATTCGTCAGAAGTCCAAGGTAAATTGGGTGAAGGTGCTCTTATTACTTACTATGATCGTAGTATTTTACCGAATAGAAGTTTAACAAAACTTATGACGTCTACTTGTCATGAAAAAGGAATTAACACACAGCCATATTTCTCTATGCAATCAAGTGATGCTGGGTGGATTCATAAATTACGTATTGGAACACCAACCCTTTTAATTAATGTAGCTGGTACTAATTTAGACTATTCTCTAAATGGGGTTCACATAAAAGACATTGAAGATGCTCTAAATGCCACAGTAAGTATTATAGAAAAATTAACAACAATGGATATACATTCATTTAAAGAAGAAAATAGATAA
- a CDS encoding M42 family metallopeptidase — protein sequence MEKAYGDIDLTLLSRLSDVHAIGGCEKYVSRIVKDYMTEFCDDISYDNSGSLICLKKGKEDGPKIMISSHMDEVGFIVRHIDEQGFIFLMPIGGWWGHVMPSQKMVITTSTDEQIIGIIGSRAPHGMNEKDRNTVINPLDLYLDLGVSNDLEVSELGIEIGDMVTPATEFFVMNNPNYLCGKAWDDRICVGVLIEVARALKETHTDANVYFVASTQEEVGIRGARTATHTIKPDIAIALDVTTSLDTPLDKGNVALGNGVILSFLDSLTMAHKGLYDVMKTVAVDNKLDVNYDFMVDGGTDACNIHKAMEGVPTMTLSIPTRYMHSPTLLIHRKDYSQTITLLSEFCSKLDNEMLIGIKESII from the coding sequence ATGGAAAAAGCATATGGAGATATTGATTTGACCCTTTTATCTCGCTTGAGTGATGTCCATGCCATTGGTGGTTGTGAAAAATATGTTAGTCGAATTGTCAAAGATTATATGACAGAATTTTGTGATGATATTTCTTATGACAACTCTGGTTCACTTATTTGCTTAAAAAAAGGTAAAGAAGATGGTCCTAAAATTATGATTTCTTCTCATATGGATGAGGTTGGTTTTATAGTACGACATATTGATGAGCAGGGTTTTATCTTTTTAATGCCCATTGGTGGTTGGTGGGGTCATGTAATGCCTTCACAAAAAATGGTAATAACAACAAGTACTGATGAACAAATTATTGGTATTATAGGATCAAGGGCACCTCATGGAATGAATGAAAAAGATCGTAATACTGTTATCAACCCTCTAGATTTATACTTAGATTTAGGGGTCTCGAATGATCTTGAAGTCAGTGAATTAGGCATTGAGATTGGGGATATGGTAACTCCAGCTACTGAATTCTTTGTTATGAATAATCCAAATTATTTATGTGGAAAAGCGTGGGATGATCGGATTTGTGTTGGTGTTTTAATTGAGGTGGCTAGAGCATTAAAAGAAACACATACAGATGCTAATGTATACTTTGTTGCCTCTACACAAGAAGAAGTTGGTATTCGGGGTGCTAGAACTGCAACTCACACAATTAAACCCGATATTGCGATTGCACTAGATGTTACAACGAGTTTAGATACTCCTTTAGACAAGGGAAATGTTGCTTTAGGAAATGGTGTCATCTTGTCATTTTTAGACTCTTTAACGATGGCACATAAAGGTTTATATGATGTTATGAAAACAGTCGCTGTAGATAATAAACTAGATGTGAACTATGACTTTATGGTAGATGGTGGAACCGATGCATGTAATATTCATAAAGCAATGGAAGGCGTCCCAACAATGACACTCTCTATCCCAACTCGCTACATGCACTCTCCTACTCTTCTAATCCATAGAAAAGATTATAGTCAAACAATTACTTTACTGAGCGAATTTTGTTCCAAGTTAGATAATGAAATGTTGATTGGTATTAAGGAAAGTATTATTTAA